Part of the Cohnella candidum genome, TTCGTAACCATCCGCAACGCCAGCCATTTCGGAGCGGCGTCCTCCTATGCCAAGATGGCGTCCGACGCGGGAATGATCGGCTTCGTTACGTCCAACGCCGCCGCCTTGATGGCCGCGACCGGCGGGACCGAGCGCGTGCTGGGAAACAATCCGATTTGCTTCGCCGTGCCGAGGAAGGATCGCGATCCGGTCATCCTCGACATGGCTTGCAGCAACGTGGCGATGGGCAAGCTGGTCATGGCGCAGAACAAAGGGGAGTCCATTCCCCTGGGATGGGCGTTGGACAAGAACGGCAACCCGACCGAGGATCCCTATGAGGGTTTCCAAGGCGGGGGTTCTCTCGTGCCGATCGCGGGACATAAAGGATACGGATTGGCTCTTATCATGGATATTCTGGCGGGCGTGCTCTCCGGCTCCAATTATGGTAAAAACGTCGGCCGCATGGCGGATTCCGCCGTGCCTACCGGTATCGGCTGCTCCATGATCGTCTTGAACCTGGCTCGGATCCTGCCGCCTGATTTGTTCGGGGAGCGGCTGGAAGATCTGCTCGGTATGGTGCTCTCCTCGGGCAAGGGGGCGAACCGGATCTATTTGCCGGGCGAGAAGGGCGCGGACACGGCACGCGAACGACAGGCTTCCGGCGTGCCGATTCCGGAGGCGCTGATCGCGCAGTTGGCGGGCATCGCGGACGAACTCGGCATCGACACGCAAGCATACGGCTTTTAAACTGACCTGACCGTGGAGAAAGGAAGAAGAACATGACGAAACCATTCGAGCTGTCCACCGGCATCATTCCCGCCATGGTGACGCCGTTCAACGAGCGGGAAGAACTGAATGAGCCGGCTCTTCGGGCGATGACCCGGCGGCTGGTCGCGGCGGGCGTACACGGGCTGTTTTGCCTCGGGACGAACGGGGAGTTTTTCAACCTTACGTTCGACGAAAAAGTACGTATCGCGGAAATCATCGTCGAAGAAGCCGGAGGCAAGGTGCCGGTGTATGCCGGGGCCGGCTGCGCGGGTACCGCGGAAACCGCGGCATTGGCCATCCGGCTGGAGAAGGTCGGCGTCGACGCGCTGTCCGTTATTACTCCGTATTTTCTCGCTTACACGCAGCAGGAGCTGATCTCCCATTTCGAGACCGTCGCTTCTTCCGTGTCCATCCCGGTGATCCTGTACAACATTCCGGCCCGGACGGGGAACGCGCTGACGCCCAAGACGGTCGGCCAGTTGGCGAAAGTGCCTAACATCATCGGAATCAAAGACAGCAGCGGGAGTTTCGACAACATCCTGCAATACATCGATCAGACGCCGGACTCGTTCTCCGTGCTTGCCGGCACGGATTCCCTGATCTTGCCTACCCTGATGGCCGGAGGCAAAGGCGCGATCGCGGCGACGGCGAACGTCTTCCCCGAAGCGGTGGCGTCCATCTACGAGCACTGGAAAGCCGGCCGCTTCGCCGAGGCGGAGGAAGCCCAGCGGGTCCTTCGCGACTTGCGGAGCGCATTCGGGCTCGGCACGCTGCCTTCCGTCCTGAAGGCGGTGCTGAATTACATCGGGGTCGAAGCAGGACCGGCTAGACGTCCGGTGGCGCCGCTCACCCCGGCAGCCGACCAAGAGGTTCGGCAGATGGTGGAGAATTACAAGCGCAAGGGACTGTTGGCGGATTTATAAGCAGGTCAGCGTCATCCAAGACCGGGAGGGGATTCAACATG contains:
- a CDS encoding Ldh family oxidoreductase translates to MITVPVDSVRIFIEACLVRLGLEPLHAEISARHMAFADARGTDTHGIMQLPVYARRIRDGGINRSPNPVWEQETDQSAVLNGDHGMGHYSAHLAMEKAIEKARSHTISFVTIRNASHFGAASSYAKMASDAGMIGFVTSNAAALMAATGGTERVLGNNPICFAVPRKDRDPVILDMACSNVAMGKLVMAQNKGESIPLGWALDKNGNPTEDPYEGFQGGGSLVPIAGHKGYGLALIMDILAGVLSGSNYGKNVGRMADSAVPTGIGCSMIVLNLARILPPDLFGERLEDLLGMVLSSGKGANRIYLPGEKGADTARERQASGVPIPEALIAQLAGIADELGIDTQAYGF
- the dapA gene encoding 4-hydroxy-tetrahydrodipicolinate synthase, which codes for MTKPFELSTGIIPAMVTPFNEREELNEPALRAMTRRLVAAGVHGLFCLGTNGEFFNLTFDEKVRIAEIIVEEAGGKVPVYAGAGCAGTAETAALAIRLEKVGVDALSVITPYFLAYTQQELISHFETVASSVSIPVILYNIPARTGNALTPKTVGQLAKVPNIIGIKDSSGSFDNILQYIDQTPDSFSVLAGTDSLILPTLMAGGKGAIAATANVFPEAVASIYEHWKAGRFAEAEEAQRVLRDLRSAFGLGTLPSVLKAVLNYIGVEAGPARRPVAPLTPAADQEVRQMVENYKRKGLLADL